One window of Sulfolobales archaeon genomic DNA carries:
- a CDS encoding Panacea domain-containing protein: MLSDIILYIVSRFPRGVGRTRLMKLLFLVDAISSKELGHRVTGVEWKRWLFGPFSREVLDALDTLVRSERLYVDAGPEVRYIALGEPPSLPEDVRGVVDKVVREYGFMPLKMLLTRVYEEYSIESLGMGEKIAFDWYGEIFELARSVDKDRDSVIELVGRLYDEYREAFEMLPKEMLALYAIAVRHLSTYDVKHLNRLTKDLLDLLEEMNKYTSSREPLPTDIKNRAKNLYTEILNIAAEAIRG, from the coding sequence TTGTTATCTGATATTATACTCTATATAGTTTCCCGCTTCCCAAGGGGTGTTGGGCGTACGCGTTTGATGAAGCTTCTATTCTTGGTTGATGCTATATCTTCTAAGGAGCTTGGGCACAGGGTTACTGGGGTTGAGTGGAAGCGATGGCTCTTCGGCCCCTTCTCGAGGGAGGTTCTCGATGCTCTCGATACTCTGGTTAGATCGGAACGTCTATATGTTGATGCCGGGCCCGAGGTGAGGTATATAGCCTTGGGCGAGCCACCATCTCTTCCCGAGGATGTGAGGGGAGTTGTAGATAAGGTGGTTAGGGAGTATGGTTTCATGCCTTTGAAGATGCTTCTTACAAGGGTATATGAGGAGTATAGCATAGAGAGCCTAGGCATGGGTGAGAAGATAGCATTTGACTGGTATGGAGAGATCTTCGAGCTTGCTAGGAGCGTGGATAAGGATCGAGATAGCGTTATCGAGCTAGTGGGCAGGCTATATGATGAGTATAGAGAAGCATTCGAAATGCTACCAAAGGAGATGCTAGCCCTCTACGCCATAGCTGTAAGGCATCTCTCAACATATGATGTCAAACATCTCAACAGGCTAACAAAGGATCTACTAGATCTACTGGAGGAGATGAATAAATACACATCATCGAGAGAACCGCTACCAACAGATATCAAGAATAGGGCAAAGAATCTATATACCGAGATCCTCAACATAGCAGCAGAGGCTATTAGGGGCTAG
- a CDS encoding winged helix-turn-helix domain-containing protein, with protein MGEISLTKIIDLVNVLRQKIERYRVELSSNEMLTRYVLIDPFLRALGWDLDDPEQVVPEPRVEGERPDYALKIAGKIVAFIEAKPLGGITDEAVKEKLKYSFDAGVRYTIITDGDTWIVFDAFKQVPWKEKKISEWSITGEKPSDIAIKSLIIANIASFGEKIQGPAIAPETSKPPPSPMQGGYSVEKVMGPLTKPLAKQLVLKILASARKPLGRKEIVEEVSKMIELTPQDLERTKWGLARWEAEVRWAVTELKGEGLIKSIARNQWIITEKGLEKLKKEEV; from the coding sequence ATGGGTGAGATTTCGCTGACCAAGATAATTGATCTTGTTAATGTGCTTAGGCAGAAGATCGAGAGGTATAGGGTTGAGCTATCCTCTAATGAGATGCTTACCCGCTACGTCCTTATAGATCCGTTTTTGAGGGCTCTTGGCTGGGATTTAGATGATCCGGAGCAAGTGGTTCCTGAGCCCCGTGTTGAGGGTGAGAGGCCTGACTATGCTCTTAAGATCGCTGGGAAGATAGTTGCCTTCATAGAGGCCAAGCCTCTCGGTGGGATAACGGATGAGGCTGTGAAGGAGAAGCTGAAGTATTCATTCGATGCGGGGGTTAGATATACTATAATCACCGATGGTGACACGTGGATCGTCTTTGACGCCTTTAAGCAGGTTCCTTGGAAGGAGAAGAAGATCTCTGAGTGGAGCATCACAGGTGAAAAACCCTCAGATATAGCGATTAAATCCCTAATCATAGCCAACATAGCAAGCTTCGGAGAGAAAATCCAAGGACCAGCAATAGCTCCAGAGACCTCTAAGCCCCCTCCAAGCCCTATGCAAGGCGGGTATAGCGTGGAGAAGGTTATGGGACCATTAACCAAGCCTCTAGCTAAACAATTAGTGCTTAAGATACTAGCTAGTGCGAGAAAACCCCTCGGAAGGAAAGAGATCGTTGAGGAAGTCAGTAAAATGATTGAGCTAACACCTCAAGATCTTGAGAGAACCAAGTGGGGCTTGGCTAGATGGGAAGCAGAGGTAAGGTGGGCAGTAACCGAATTAAAAGGGGAGGGGCTGATCAAGAGTATAGCCAGGAACCAATGGATCATAACGGAGAAGGGGCTTGAAAAATTGAAAAAAGAAGAAGTATAG